One window from the genome of Prinia subflava isolate CZ2003 ecotype Zambia chromosome 2, Cam_Psub_1.2, whole genome shotgun sequence encodes:
- the ANKRD66 gene encoding ankyrin repeat domain-containing protein 66 isoform X1, which yields MSPPAARGPPAPGEQRLLPQEAASVAGTATAGLSPKGRDQTLPYFSAETIFLGEILPGPGKQVPGTEPFPTKPARPGGGRGCRGAGPCPGTAGTGSCVRSWSANSAGAGSSSSNPRGKFPRMSCNIPWRSCNACGRASSRGRRLGSRCLPEECSMTELHEAVAVGDYDRVKKILKAGHCDPNQKDVDWHDRTPLHWAAAKGRWDLVRLLADHGARHCLRSRVGWTAAHFAAEAGQLRVLRSLHSLHAAMDAADLFGDTPRRLAEIYGHRECCKFLENHWLSSWVFSSLQRCFLDQDALLQRAEVESRNYRRKAALRKIPLDQRDEDWELKKEELKKNPPCFWEKCTASIRKKNGKKKGKQ from the exons ATGTCCCCTCCGGCCGCCCGCGGCCCTCCGGCGCCGGGCGAGCAGCGCCTGCTCCCACAGGAGGCCGCCTCTGTCGCAGGCACAGCCACTGCCGGGCTCTCCCCGAAGGGGAGGGACCAAACTTTGCCTTACTTTTCAGCTGAGACAATCTTTCTGGGAGAAATCCTCCCCGGGCCTGGAAAACAAGTTCCTGGCACGGAGCCATTCCCAACAAAGCCTGCGCGTCCCGGCGGAGGCCGTGGCTGCCGAGGTGCCGGGCCGTGCCCCGGTACGGCAGGGACAGGCTCATGTGTGCGCTCCTGGAGTGCGAATTCGGCTGGGGCTGGGTCGAGCAGCAGCAACCCCAGGGGAAAATTCCCCCGGATGAGTTGCAACATCCCGTGGAGGAGCTGCAATGCCTGTGGCCGGGCGAGCAGCCGGGGACGGCGCTTGGGCTCAAG GTGCCTTCCTGAAGAGTGCAGCATGACAGAGCTCCACGAAGCCGTGGCTGTGGGCGACTATGACCGGGTGAAAAAGATTTTGAAGGCAGGGCACTGCGACCCAAACCAGAAGGATGTTGACTGGCATGACAGGACCCCCCTGCACTGGGCTGCTGCCAAAG GGCGGTGGGACCTGGTGCGGCTGCTGGCGGATCACGGCGCCCGGCACTGCCTGCGCAGCCGTGTGGGCTGGACCGCGGCTCACTTCGCTGCCGAGGCGGGGCAGCTGCGGGTGCTCCGCTCCCTTCACTCTCTGCACGCTGCCATGGATGCCGCCGACCTCTTCGGAGACACTCCCCGCAGGCTCGCGGAGATCTACGGACACCGGGAGTGCTGCAAATTCTTAGAAAA ccaTTGGCTCAGCTCATGGGTATTTTCATCCTTACAAAGGTGTTTCCTGGATCAGGATGCTTTACTGCAGAG agcagaggtGGAGAGCAGGAACTACCGCAGGAAAGCTGCACTGAGAAAAATCCCCTTAGACCAGAGAGATGAAGACTGGGAACTCAAGAAAGAAGAACTTAAGAAAAATCCACCATGTTTTTGGGAGAAGTGCACGGCCtctattagaaagaaaaatgggaagaaaaaggggaagCAGTAG
- the ANKRD66 gene encoding ankyrin repeat domain-containing protein 66 isoform X2, with protein sequence MSPPAARGPPAPGEQRLLPQEAASVAGTATAGLSPKGRDQTLPYFSAETIFLGEILPGPGKQVPGTEPFPTKPARPGGGRGCRGAGPCPGTAGTGSCVRSWSANSAGAGSSSSNPRGKFPRMSCNIPWRSCNACGRASSRGRRLGSRCLPEECSMTELHEAVAVGDYDRVKKILKAGHCDPNQKDVDWHDRTPLHWAAAKGRWDLVRLLADHGARHCLRSRVGWTAAHFAAEAGQLRVLRSLHSLHAAMDAADLFGDTPRRLAEIYGHRECCKFLEKAEVESRNYRRKAALRKIPLDQRDEDWELKKEELKKNPPCFWEKCTASIRKKNGKKKGKQ encoded by the exons ATGTCCCCTCCGGCCGCCCGCGGCCCTCCGGCGCCGGGCGAGCAGCGCCTGCTCCCACAGGAGGCCGCCTCTGTCGCAGGCACAGCCACTGCCGGGCTCTCCCCGAAGGGGAGGGACCAAACTTTGCCTTACTTTTCAGCTGAGACAATCTTTCTGGGAGAAATCCTCCCCGGGCCTGGAAAACAAGTTCCTGGCACGGAGCCATTCCCAACAAAGCCTGCGCGTCCCGGCGGAGGCCGTGGCTGCCGAGGTGCCGGGCCGTGCCCCGGTACGGCAGGGACAGGCTCATGTGTGCGCTCCTGGAGTGCGAATTCGGCTGGGGCTGGGTCGAGCAGCAGCAACCCCAGGGGAAAATTCCCCCGGATGAGTTGCAACATCCCGTGGAGGAGCTGCAATGCCTGTGGCCGGGCGAGCAGCCGGGGACGGCGCTTGGGCTCAAG GTGCCTTCCTGAAGAGTGCAGCATGACAGAGCTCCACGAAGCCGTGGCTGTGGGCGACTATGACCGGGTGAAAAAGATTTTGAAGGCAGGGCACTGCGACCCAAACCAGAAGGATGTTGACTGGCATGACAGGACCCCCCTGCACTGGGCTGCTGCCAAAG GGCGGTGGGACCTGGTGCGGCTGCTGGCGGATCACGGCGCCCGGCACTGCCTGCGCAGCCGTGTGGGCTGGACCGCGGCTCACTTCGCTGCCGAGGCGGGGCAGCTGCGGGTGCTCCGCTCCCTTCACTCTCTGCACGCTGCCATGGATGCCGCCGACCTCTTCGGAGACACTCCCCGCAGGCTCGCGGAGATCTACGGACACCGGGAGTGCTGCAAATTCTTAGAAAA agcagaggtGGAGAGCAGGAACTACCGCAGGAAAGCTGCACTGAGAAAAATCCCCTTAGACCAGAGAGATGAAGACTGGGAACTCAAGAAAGAAGAACTTAAGAAAAATCCACCATGTTTTTGGGAGAAGTGCACGGCCtctattagaaagaaaaatgggaagaaaaaggggaagCAGTAG
- the IMP3 gene encoding U3 small nucleolar ribonucleoprotein protein IMP3, translated as MVRKLKYHEQKLLRRLDLVNWEASGGNLAEVRALRRYRVGRREDYVQYKALARAVRALARRLRDLSPASAAFRARCAAALLEKLYGLGLVNSRQSLAVCESLSAAAFCRRRLPCLLVKLRMAQNLRHAVTFVEQGHVRVGPEVVTDPALLVPRAVEDFITWVDASRLRQKVLDYNQERDDFDLAA; from the coding sequence ATGGTGCGGAAACTGAAATACCACGAGCAGAAGCTGCTGCGGCGGCTGGACCTGGTGAACTGGGAGGCGTCGGGAGGGAACCTAGCGGAGGTGCGGGCGCTGCGGCGGTACCGGGTGGGCCGGCGGGAGGACTACGTGCAGTACAAGGCGCTGGCCCGCGCCGTGCGCGCCCTGGCCCGGCGGCTCCGCGACCTGAGCCCGGCCAGCGCCGCCTTCCGCGCTCGCTGCGCCGCCGCCCTGCTGGAGAAGCTCTACGGGCTGGGGCTGGTGAACAGCCGGCAGTCGCTGGCCGTCTGCGAGAGCCTCTCGGCCGCCGCCTTCTGCCGCCGGCGCCTGCCGTGCCTGCTGGTGAAGCTGCGCATGGCGCAGAACCTGCGCCACGCCGTCACCTTCGTGGAGCAGGGCCACGTCCGCGTGGGGCCCGAGGTGGTGACGGACCCCGCGCTCCTGGTGCCCCGCGCCGTCGAGGACTTCATCACCTGGGTGGACGCGTCGCGCCTGCGGCAGAAGGTGCTCGACTACAACCAGGAGCGCGACGACTTCGACCTGGCCGCCTAG
- the LOC134564755 gene encoding taste receptor type 2 member 9-like, protein MEACQPPQQYNVTSYGATTAAIITLEAFAGMWINAFIVCVLCIGWMKKKTLNSNEKILLLLGCSRFFSLCVSWAYKFLLIIFPKYLYVHPILQLSVFFQAFFNHCNLWVSASLCVFYCIKIANFRNSFFIYLKVKIDRMVLWLLLGSGILAFTIGIIAYDIADKPHCNNRNSTEQGNFGKANIKMDEHFFPSFFLTGFVYAASFMVVIFSAVFLLFSLWRHKRKMQTNSMKDLSMEAHIRAMKSVLSFLVMYSINFVFLVLKMVYATKKGSYMTFLILVFQYTFPGLHSLILIFSNPKLEKALLKILPLERSVKRMVCMS, encoded by the coding sequence ATGGAAGCTTGTCAGCCTCCACAGCAATACAATGTCACTTCCTATGGGGCCACAACTGCGGCCATCATCACCCTGGAGGCGTTTGCTGGCATGTGGATAAATGCTTTCATCGTTTGTGTGCTTTGCATTGGctggatgaaaaagaaaaccttgaaCTCAAATGAGAAgatcttgctgctgctgggatgctccaggtttttttccttgtgtgtcTCATGGGCATATAAATttcttttgattatttttcccaAATACCTTTACGTTCACCCCATACTTCAACtatctgtattttttcaagCCTTTTTTAATCATTGCAACTTGTGGGTTTCTGCCTCTCTTTGTGTTTTCTATTGCATAAAAATTGCCAATTTCAGGAATAGTTTCTTCATCTACCTGAAAGTCAAAATTGACAGGATGGTGCTCTGGCTCTTGTTGGGCTCAGGGATTTTAGCTTTTACTATTGGCATCATTGCCTATGACATCGCTGATAAACCGCACTGCAACAACCGCAATTCCACCGAGCAAGGAAATTTTGGgaaagcaaatattaaaatggatgaacattttttcccttctttttttctcactggCTTTGTATATGCTGCTTCATTCATGGTAGTcatcttttctgctgttttccttctcttttctctctggagaCACAAACGCAAGATGCAGACAAACTCCATGAAGGACCTCAGCATGGAAGCCCACATCAGAGCAATGAAATCTGTTCTCTCCTTCTTAGTGATGTACAGCATCAACTTTGTATTTTTGGTGTTAAAAATGGTTTATGCCACAAAGAAGGGAAGTTATATGACATTTCTCATTCTGGTATTTCAGTACACTTTTCCTGGTCTTCACTCCCTTATTCTGATTTTCAGCAATCCCAAATTAGAAAAGGCACTGCTAAAGATTCTTCCCTTAGAAAGAAGTGTGAAGCGCATGGTTTGCATGAGTTAG
- the LOC134564765 gene encoding LOW QUALITY PROTEIN: taste receptor type 2 member 14-like (The sequence of the model RefSeq protein was modified relative to this genomic sequence to represent the inferred CDS: deleted 1 base in 1 codon), whose translation MEACHSPQQYKVTSYGYPTVSIITLEAFAGMWINAFIVCVLCIGWVKKKTLNSNEKILLLLGFSRFWYLGISWLYSFLLIVDPYCFCIPLLLESLAGIQSFFDCSNIWVSACLCVFYCIKIANFRNSFLIYLKVKIDKIVPWLLLGSVLLAFISSILVYHIANETQCSNRNYSSQGYYLKHILKLDEHLVPIFFFIGFLFSTSLTIVIFSALFLLFSLWRHRHKMQTNSVNSLSMEAHIKAMKSILSFLVMYSINFIFFILTLIYARKKENHVAFFIFAFLYAFPGVHSLIVIFSNPKLEKTVIRILSCVKCKDCMK comes from the exons ATGGAAGCTTGTCACTCTCCACAGCAATACAAGGTCACTTCCTATGGGTACCCAACTGTGTCCATCATCACCCTGGAGGCGTTTGCTGGCATGTGGATAAATGCTTTCATCGTTTGTGTGCTTTGCATTGGCTGGGTCAAAAAGAAAACCTTGAACTCAAATGAGAAGATCTTACTGCTGCTGGGATTTTCCAGGTTTTGGTATTTAGGCATCTCATGGCTATATTCTTTCCTTCTAATAGTAGATCCCTATTGCTTTTGTATTCCTCTCCTCCTTGAATCTCTTGCAGGTATTCAAAGCTTTTTTGATTGTTCAAACATATGGGTTTCAGCCTGTCTTTGTGTTTTTTACTGCATAAAAATTGCCAATTTCAGGAACAGCTTCCTCATCTACCTGAAAGTCAAAATTGACAAGATTGTGCCATGGCTCTTGTTGGGATCGGTGCTTTTGGCCTTTATTTCCAGCATTCTTGTCTACCACATTGCTAATGAAACACAATGCAGCAATCGCAATTACAGCAGTCAAGGATATTATCTGAAACATATTCTCAAATTGGATGAACATTTAgtgcctattttttttttcataggaTTTCTATTTTCCACTTCATTAACAATAGTcatt ttttctgcccttttccttctcttttctctctggagaCACAGACACAAGATGCAGACAAACTCTGTGAACAGCCTCAGCATGGAAGCCCACATCAAAGCCATGAAATCTATTCTCTCCTTCTTAGTAATGTATAGCATtaactttatattttttattttgacactGATTtatgcaagaaagaaagaaaatcatgtggctttttttatttttgcatttctgtatGCTTTTCCAGGTGTTCATTCCCTTATTGTGATTTTCAGCAATCCCAAGCTGGAAAAGACAGTGATAAGGATTCTATCCTGTGTCAAGTGCAAGGATTGCATGAAGTAG